From Deltaproteobacteria bacterium, the proteins below share one genomic window:
- a CDS encoding potassium channel protein: MNLLRRLFIAILITQTLLLGGTLGYRFIEGWPLLESLYMTVITITTVGYGEVHQLSREGRIFTVFLIMSSFGVMAYIVGSITQTIIAGQLRKILGRRKLEKRIKRQKDHFILCGYGRIGSFIAREFKREDVPFVIVENDPERIKLIEEDEFPYVEGDADEDEILVRAGIERARGLIAAVRSDADNLYITLSARSLNPNLYILSRANEEGADRKLLSAGANRVVSPYLMGAARMVNAVLRPNIVEFVDLVVRRRHLELQLEEITVEDDARFKGKPLGESGIRRDLGLIVVAIKKQLGKMIFNPSSETLIEKGDILIVLGEKKHLEMLEQLVKSAEMFGERV; this comes from the coding sequence TTGAACCTTTTGCGGCGCTTGTTCATAGCCATCCTAATCACCCAGACCCTCCTTCTAGGGGGAACCCTGGGATACAGGTTTATCGAGGGGTGGCCTCTATTAGAATCCTTATATATGACCGTCATCACCATCACTACTGTCGGCTATGGAGAGGTCCATCAACTCTCGAGGGAAGGGAGAATATTTACAGTATTTCTCATCATGTCCAGCTTCGGGGTGATGGCCTATATTGTGGGGAGCATAACCCAAACCATTATCGCCGGCCAACTCCGAAAGATATTAGGGAGGAGAAAATTGGAAAAGCGGATCAAAAGGCAAAAAGATCACTTTATCTTATGTGGCTATGGTCGCATCGGCTCCTTTATCGCCAGGGAATTTAAACGTGAAGATGTCCCCTTTGTGATAGTGGAGAATGACCCCGAAAGGATAAAACTGATCGAGGAGGATGAGTTCCCCTATGTGGAAGGAGATGCCGACGAGGACGAAATCCTCGTCAGGGCCGGAATAGAAAGGGCCAGGGGACTGATTGCCGCCGTTCGCTCTGACGCAGACAACCTCTACATCACCCTCTCCGCCCGGTCATTGAACCCCAATCTCTATATCCTCAGCAGGGCCAATGAGGAGGGGGCGGACAGGAAACTTTTGAGTGCTGGGGCAAATCGGGTAGTATCACCTTATCTGATGGGTGCCGCCAGGATGGTCAATGCTGTACTTAGACCGAATATTGTAGAATTTGTCGACCTGGTAGTCCGGAGGAGACACCTCGAGCTCCAATTAGAGGAGATCACCGTTGAAGATGATGCCAGGTTCAAGGGAAAGCCCTTGGGTGAGTCGGGGATCAGGCGAGACCTGGGATTGATAGTGGTGGCCATCAAAAAGCAATTGGGGAAGATGATCTTTAATCCCTCTTCGGAGACCCTGATCGAAAAGGGGGATATTCTCATTGTCCTCGGCGAAAAGAAGCACTTGGAGATGCTGGAACAATTAGTAAAGTCCGCAGAGATGTTTGGCGAAAGGGTTTAG
- a CDS encoding nucleoside recognition protein: MGETLRTLILSGLRRGIYTFFDLLKFLIPVYTIIFFLQKGGLLEGWAALFKPYMSILGLPGEAAFALILGNVLNIYAALGALAGLHLNGAEITIVSLMLLISHSQIMEGAILFKVRPVFVLLAPLRLLLSILVAAAMNPMIHRILC, translated from the coding sequence ATGGGAGAAACGCTAAGAACCCTGATTCTTTCCGGACTTAGACGGGGGATCTATACCTTTTTTGACCTCCTCAAATTCCTTATCCCGGTTTATACAATTATCTTTTTCCTGCAGAAGGGGGGGCTTCTGGAGGGTTGGGCTGCCCTCTTTAAACCCTACATGTCTATCCTCGGACTACCTGGAGAGGCGGCCTTTGCTTTGATCCTAGGTAATGTACTCAATATCTACGCTGCCTTGGGTGCCTTGGCTGGCCTACACCTGAACGGGGCAGAGATAACTATTGTCTCCCTTATGCTCCTGATATCCCATAGTCAGATTATGGAAGGGGCGATCCTGTTCAAGGTACGGCCGGTCTTCGTCCTTCTGGCACCCTTGAGACTGCTGCTGTCCATTTTGGTGGCAGCGGCCATGAACCCCATGATACACAGGATACTATGCTGA
- a CDS encoding nucleoside recognition protein, translating into MLREYLTALFSFSLKMALILIPLFIILEVLEGKWLRRTSWARPFKALGLSAEACIPLLSGLTFGLLYGAGLIIDSLKNSRLSTRETLAILLFLSIFHSVFEDTLLFLAVGADFFIITIPRVIMALLSLLILKYIRIGE; encoded by the coding sequence ATGCTGAGAGAATATCTGACGGCCCTTTTTTCTTTCTCCCTAAAGATGGCCTTAATCCTTATTCCCCTCTTTATTATCCTCGAGGTCCTGGAGGGAAAGTGGCTGCGAAGGACCTCTTGGGCACGCCCATTCAAGGCACTAGGATTATCCGCTGAGGCCTGCATCCCACTCCTTTCGGGCCTTACCTTCGGGCTCCTATATGGGGCTGGGCTAATTATCGATTCCCTGAAGAATTCAAGGTTAAGCACGAGGGAGACCCTAGCCATCTTGCTATTTCTATCCATCTTCCACAGCGTCTTCGAAGATACCCTCCTCTTTCTCGCCGTAGGGGCCGATTTTTTTATCATCACCATCCCCAGGGTGATCATGGCCCTTTTAAGTCTCCTTATCTTGAAATATATCCGCATCGGTGAATAG